The following are encoded in a window of Bacillus xiapuensis genomic DNA:
- a CDS encoding carbamoyl phosphate synthase small subunit, whose protein sequence is MKKQLILEDGTTFVGQGFGSDKDTIGEIVFTTGMTGYQEVLSDPSYCGQIVTFTYPLIGNYGINRDDFETIHPAVKGLIVKEAASDPSNFRSQMTLDAYLKMKSIPAIAGIDTRKLTRIIRQHGTLKGAIVSMEEDAEAMIHRLQATVLPKDQVDQVSTKSAYPSPGRGYRVVLMDFGMKHGILRELNKRDCDVIVVPHDTKAEEILQFNPDGIMLTNGPGNPKDVPHAVETVRELIGKVPIFGICLGHQLFALASGADTFKLKFGHRGSNHPVKDLETGKTALTSQNHGYAVCEDSVAGTDLKVTHIALNDGTVEGLAHKRYPAFSVQYHPEASPGPEDDNQLFDRFISMMKHNAGKELQHA, encoded by the coding sequence ATGAAAAAACAACTGATTTTAGAAGATGGCACAACATTTGTCGGCCAAGGCTTTGGCAGCGATAAAGATACAATCGGCGAAATTGTTTTTACAACGGGAATGACGGGCTATCAAGAGGTGTTGTCGGACCCTTCCTACTGCGGGCAAATTGTCACATTTACCTATCCTTTAATCGGGAATTACGGCATTAACCGCGATGACTTCGAAACGATTCATCCGGCTGTCAAAGGCCTGATTGTCAAAGAAGCGGCAAGTGATCCATCTAATTTCCGCAGTCAAATGACATTAGATGCCTATTTAAAAATGAAGAGCATTCCTGCTATTGCGGGAATTGATACAAGAAAGCTAACTAGAATTATCCGCCAGCACGGTACATTAAAAGGGGCGATTGTGTCCATGGAGGAAGATGCGGAAGCGATGATTCACCGGCTGCAAGCAACCGTTTTGCCAAAGGATCAAGTGGACCAGGTCTCAACGAAATCTGCCTATCCCAGTCCAGGGCGAGGCTATAGAGTCGTATTAATGGACTTTGGCATGAAGCATGGCATTTTGCGCGAGCTGAACAAACGGGATTGCGACGTAATCGTCGTTCCGCACGATACAAAAGCAGAAGAAATACTCCAATTTAACCCGGATGGCATTATGCTAACTAATGGACCGGGCAATCCGAAAGACGTGCCGCATGCGGTTGAAACGGTCAGAGAACTGATCGGAAAAGTACCAATATTCGGAATATGCTTAGGCCATCAGCTGTTTGCGCTCGCATCCGGAGCGGATACTTTCAAATTGAAATTCGGTCATCGCGGATCGAATCACCCTGTGAAAGACTTGGAAACAGGAAAAACGGCATTAACCTCTCAAAACCATGGCTATGCGGTTTGTGAAGATTCTGTTGCCGGCACAGATTTGAAAGTAACTCATATCGCCTTAAATGACGGAACAGTGGAAGGTTTGGCCCACAAAAGATATCCGGCCTTCTCCGTGCAGTACCATCCGGAAGCCTCGCCGGGGCCGGAAGATGATAACCAGTTATTTGACCGCTTTATCAGCATGATGAAACATAACGCAGGAAAGGAGCTTCAACATGCCTAA